A genome region from Candidatus Binatia bacterium includes the following:
- a CDS encoding zf-HC2 domain-containing protein encodes MIHLTTHQLSAFLDRELPESSIQLVRRHLDGCAECALRFEAFREQETILDRVLVHDPGEEFFSGLADRVVGPGRKPRVTKSEGARAPMPERVAAAPAAVPAPHAAIRRKASLSASRRPRQQPAIPWFAAAILCLIVGAIGYTIPRPFPRPNPAPAGERPAPPAEPAQHSVVLERQPEPLPKPETTALAPVTAARALETPTRVTPKPSAVPVRRFQTTTSVAPSPVHALPRDWPAVGAPEARTQTMPKPAAIPDELAGAPPAAAPLVAIARRSSQAAAADSSAANLDAAANAWDQAVPALTGAEQAIARRHLAEARYRAWLAAPDAYRAASAIASLRSFIVLSPPSPDRDLAKEELKRIGG; translated from the coding sequence GTGATCCACCTCACCACCCATCAGCTCTCGGCCTTTCTCGATCGCGAGCTGCCGGAATCGTCGATCCAGCTCGTCCGGAGACATCTCGACGGCTGCGCGGAATGCGCCCTGCGGTTCGAGGCGTTCCGCGAGCAGGAGACGATCCTCGACCGGGTGCTGGTGCACGATCCCGGCGAGGAGTTCTTCAGCGGCCTTGCGGACCGCGTCGTCGGCCCCGGCCGGAAGCCCCGCGTGACGAAATCGGAAGGGGCGCGAGCGCCGATGCCCGAGCGCGTCGCGGCGGCCCCCGCGGCCGTGCCGGCGCCGCACGCGGCCATTCGTCGGAAGGCCTCGCTCTCCGCCAGCCGCCGGCCACGGCAGCAGCCCGCGATACCCTGGTTCGCCGCGGCGATCCTCTGTCTGATCGTCGGTGCGATCGGCTACACGATCCCGAGGCCGTTCCCACGACCGAATCCCGCGCCTGCCGGGGAGCGCCCGGCGCCGCCCGCCGAGCCGGCGCAGCATTCGGTCGTGCTCGAGAGGCAACCCGAACCTTTGCCGAAGCCTGAGACCACGGCACTCGCTCCGGTAACGGCGGCACGCGCTCTGGAGACGCCGACGCGCGTCACCCCGAAACCGAGCGCGGTCCCCGTGCGGCGGTTCCAGACGACGACGTCGGTCGCCCCTTCACCGGTGCACGCGTTGCCTCGGGATTGGCCGGCGGTCGGCGCCCCTGAGGCGCGGACCCAGACCATGCCGAAGCCCGCCGCGATCCCCGACGAGCTCGCCGGCGCGCCGCCCGCGGCCGCTCCGTTGGTGGCCATCGCGCGTCGGTCCTCGCAGGCGGCCGCGGCCGATTCGTCGGCCGCGAATCTCGACGCTGCCGCCAACGCCTGGGACCAGGCGGTCCCCGCCCTGACCGGCGCGGAGCAGGCGATCGCCCGGCGTCACCTCGCCGAGGCGCGGTACCGGGCGTGGCTGGCCGCTCCCGATGCCTATCGGGCCGCCTCCGCCATCGCCTCCCTGCGCTCGTTCATCGTGCTCTCTCCGCCGTCCCCGGACCGAGACCTGGCGAAGGAGGAGCTCAAGCGGATCGGCGGCTGA